From one Chryseobacterium sp. 3008163 genomic stretch:
- a CDS encoding DUF5686 family protein — MMSTNQFKYGFLYISLFITSLFHAQNTANGKIVDNKNNKEISAVEIFINDSNTPILTTTSGSFSVKSDSIIYKLKFQKKNYALESVDITADKNSNLIIKLSSEKVSSIEEVVIHNEKTKFKNKKENPAYRIMQEVWKRKRNNGLDKFDTYTYKEYEKIQFDANNLDSAFMHRKIFNKLDFIFDYADSTARGKMALPIFLNESIYNHFGENKPNKKTKKLLVAQKTSGFQDNQVIAITAKNLYRDINIYDNTLNYFDIGFPSPVGTDGFSTYDYNLTDTVSIRGEQAYKIRYQPRRTEVLAFQGYLYIDTDSYAVLEASLKSTNKINVNFINSISTELEYDNPDDETFLPKKYVTEIEMTPFSKKKSAKSIIAKRSVDYSEYDFNKPLADTIFTRRKEEYDDHFVDKDDAFWVKARPDSLSKQEKGVYEMLDKLQQTPKFNRILKLTETLASRYYNVTKGIDLGPITSVYGKNDVEGDRIRLGARTYFGQNDPWRIEFYNAYGFKDQQFKYGVEGRYMFNRVNRFMIGGGTKRDITQLGVQLTTEDGILSRSFASSTVFARGENASLSSVNQTSFFTSIEPWKNFQIRVDGTMQSIKSANPSGFSLMYYRNGVLRKTTIDSHVTVSLIARPGATFSQTGVDRYEHGTLAPTIVLKYTRGIDGLFNADFNYNKLQFMFYKPVLLGSWGKTLLNFEAGKNFDTVPLALQNIIPGNQSYGIVPNTFAQLNYYEFVADTYSTLHIEHHFNGKILSFIPLIKKLKLREVAFIRGAYGSLSDASKNINVENLKYSAPDQQVYYEYGFGIENIGFGNIRIFRVDFNWRGNYLDRPDASKFGIKAGFQFGF, encoded by the coding sequence ATGATGTCAACCAATCAATTTAAATACGGTTTCCTTTATATTTCCCTTTTTATAACCAGTCTTTTTCATGCTCAAAACACAGCAAACGGAAAGATTGTAGATAACAAAAACAACAAAGAGATTAGCGCAGTTGAAATCTTTATCAACGACAGCAATACTCCCATTCTTACTACTACTTCAGGAAGCTTCAGCGTGAAATCTGACAGCATTATTTACAAACTTAAATTTCAGAAAAAAAACTATGCTTTAGAAAGTGTAGATATTACTGCAGACAAAAACAGCAATCTGATCATTAAATTATCTTCTGAAAAAGTAAGCAGCATCGAAGAAGTTGTTATCCACAACGAGAAAACAAAATTTAAGAATAAGAAAGAAAATCCCGCATACCGAATCATGCAGGAAGTCTGGAAACGCAAGAGAAACAACGGTCTTGATAAATTTGACACTTACACTTACAAAGAATATGAGAAGATTCAGTTTGACGCCAACAATCTTGACAGTGCTTTCATGCATAGAAAAATCTTCAACAAATTAGATTTTATCTTTGATTACGCCGATTCTACAGCAAGAGGAAAAATGGCGTTGCCTATTTTCTTAAATGAATCTATCTACAACCATTTCGGAGAAAACAAACCGAACAAGAAAACAAAAAAACTTTTAGTTGCTCAAAAAACATCCGGATTTCAGGATAATCAGGTGATTGCGATTACCGCTAAAAATCTTTATCGTGACATCAATATTTACGATAATACTTTAAATTATTTTGACATTGGATTTCCAAGTCCGGTGGGGACGGATGGTTTTAGCACGTATGATTACAACTTGACTGACACAGTTTCCATTCGTGGAGAACAAGCCTACAAAATACGTTATCAGCCGAGAAGAACTGAGGTTTTGGCTTTTCAGGGATACCTTTATATTGACACCGATTCTTATGCGGTTTTAGAAGCTAGCTTAAAGTCGACCAATAAAATCAATGTCAATTTCATCAATTCCATTTCAACAGAACTGGAATACGACAATCCTGATGATGAAACATTTTTACCTAAAAAATACGTCACCGAAATTGAAATGACACCTTTCTCAAAAAAGAAAAGTGCCAAAAGCATTATTGCCAAGCGTTCTGTAGACTATTCTGAATATGATTTTAATAAACCTTTAGCAGACACTATTTTCACAAGAAGAAAAGAAGAGTATGATGACCATTTTGTGGATAAAGATGATGCTTTTTGGGTAAAAGCAAGACCCGATTCACTTTCAAAACAAGAAAAAGGAGTTTATGAAATGCTGGACAAGCTGCAACAAACGCCTAAATTCAACAGAATTTTAAAGCTTACAGAAACATTAGCTTCAAGATATTATAACGTTACAAAAGGCATCGATTTAGGTCCCATCACCTCTGTTTACGGGAAAAATGATGTGGAAGGTGACAGAATAAGATTAGGAGCAAGAACCTACTTTGGACAGAACGATCCTTGGAGAATTGAATTTTACAACGCCTATGGCTTTAAAGATCAGCAATTCAAATACGGTGTGGAAGGACGATATATGTTCAACAGAGTCAACCGTTTTATGATAGGAGGCGGGACCAAAAGAGACATTACCCAACTTGGAGTACAGCTAACGACAGAAGACGGAATTTTATCGCGTTCTTTCGCTTCTTCAACCGTTTTCGCGAGAGGAGAAAACGCTTCTTTAAGTTCGGTTAACCAAACGAGTTTTTTCACGTCTATTGAGCCTTGGAAAAACTTTCAGATACGAGTTGACGGAACGATGCAAAGCATTAAATCTGCCAATCCATCAGGTTTTAGTTTGATGTATTACAGAAATGGTGTATTGAGGAAAACAACGATTGATTCGCACGTTACTGTTAGTTTAATTGCAAGACCAGGCGCTACGTTTTCTCAAACCGGAGTCGACCGTTACGAACATGGAACTTTGGCACCGACGATTGTTTTAAAATATACGAGAGGTATTGATGGATTATTTAATGCCGATTTCAATTATAATAAATTGCAGTTTATGTTTTACAAACCTGTACTTCTGGGAAGTTGGGGAAAAACATTGCTGAATTTTGAAGCAGGAAAAAACTTTGATACCGTTCCTTTGGCATTGCAAAACATTATTCCGGGAAACCAGTCGTACGGAATTGTTCCAAATACTTTTGCTCAGTTAAATTATTATGAATTTGTTGCCGATACTTATTCTACCCTTCACATCGAACATCATTTTAACGGTAAAATTCTTTCATTTATCCCTTTAATCAAGAAACTGAAGCTGAGAGAAGTTGCATTCATCAGAGGCGCTTACGGATCTTTGAGCGACGCGTCAAAAAACATCAATGTTGAAAATTTAAAATATTCCGCACCGGATCAGCAAGTTTATTACGAATACGGTTTTGGTATTGAAAACATCGGTTTTGGAAACATCAGAATCTTCCGTGTAGATTTCAACTGGAGAGGAAATTACCTTGACCGTCCGGATGCTTCTAAGTTTGGAATTAAGGCTGGTTTCCAGTTTGGTTTTTAA
- a CDS encoding GIY-YIG nuclease family protein has product MYYIYILFSETADKFYAGYTQSPKERLLKHNQQEDFNTFTRKFRPWKMAALFEVSIDKNLAIQIERFIKKQKSRKFIEMLCDENSQFSGILAQLVRVPKLRD; this is encoded by the coding sequence ATGTATTATATTTATATTTTGTTCTCAGAAACTGCTGATAAATTCTATGCCGGATATACGCAATCTCCGAAGGAAAGACTTTTGAAACATAACCAGCAGGAAGATTTCAACACATTTACCAGAAAATTTCGTCCTTGGAAAATGGCGGCACTTTTTGAGGTTTCAATAGATAAAAATCTTGCAATACAGATTGAAAGGTTTATTAAAAAGCAAAAATCCAGAAAATTTATAGAAATGCTTTGTGACGAAAACTCACAATTCTCGGGTATTTTAGCTCAGTTGGTGAGAGTCCCGAAGCTTCGGGATTAA
- the rseP gene encoding RIP metalloprotease RseP, with protein MELAIKIFQFILSISILVILHELGHFLPAKYFKTKVEKFYLFFDPWFSLAKKKIGETEYGIGWLPFGGYVKIAGMVDESMDTEQLKQPAQPWEFRAKPAWQRLIIMLGGVTVNFFLAWIIYGCLSFFNGETSFDTAKVDAPMNYTSVAKGMGFQDGDKILKVDGKTQNNLDKLALDVLLSDEITVLRNGKEVTFPTNDDGKAMAFRDENPKAFLTPRFPAIIDSIYNPKTAQAGLKLGDQVVSVDGKKISYYDEFQTTVRNSAGKNLKVDVMRNGAVQPLVLSVSKEGTLGLASYKQLQKFYETKHFTFGQSIGRGFTRSIESLTYQVKQFKLIFNKKVQGYKKVGGPLAIIKNMPVDKAQDGSVSIDWTAFWSFTAMFSVWLAFLNLIPIPGLDGGHVIFTLYEMIVGKPVPQKILENAQMVGVIFLLGLMLLIFGADIFKIITNKF; from the coding sequence ATGGAATTAGCAATTAAGATCTTTCAATTTATATTAAGCATATCTATCTTAGTAATTCTTCACGAACTTGGGCATTTCTTACCCGCCAAATATTTCAAAACCAAAGTAGAAAAATTTTATCTATTCTTCGATCCGTGGTTTTCTTTAGCAAAAAAGAAAATTGGTGAAACCGAATACGGTATCGGATGGCTTCCTTTCGGAGGTTATGTGAAAATCGCCGGAATGGTTGACGAAAGTATGGACACAGAGCAACTGAAGCAACCTGCACAGCCTTGGGAATTCAGAGCAAAACCGGCTTGGCAGAGATTAATCATCATGCTTGGAGGAGTTACAGTAAACTTCTTTTTAGCTTGGATTATCTACGGATGTCTTTCTTTTTTCAACGGTGAAACATCTTTTGACACTGCGAAAGTTGATGCTCCGATGAATTACACGAGCGTTGCAAAAGGAATGGGTTTTCAGGATGGAGATAAAATCTTAAAAGTAGACGGAAAAACTCAGAATAATCTTGATAAATTGGCTTTAGACGTTCTATTGAGCGACGAAATCACGGTTTTAAGAAACGGAAAAGAAGTTACTTTCCCAACCAACGACGACGGTAAAGCAATGGCTTTCAGAGACGAAAATCCTAAAGCATTTCTTACTCCAAGATTCCCTGCAATTATCGATTCTATCTACAACCCTAAAACAGCGCAAGCTGGTTTGAAACTTGGTGATCAAGTTGTTTCTGTAGACGGAAAGAAAATTTCTTATTATGACGAATTCCAAACTACAGTAAGAAACAGCGCAGGAAAAAACCTTAAAGTAGATGTAATGAGAAACGGAGCAGTTCAGCCGCTTGTTTTATCAGTATCAAAAGAAGGAACGCTAGGATTGGCTTCTTATAAGCAGCTACAAAAATTCTATGAAACGAAACATTTCACTTTCGGGCAATCAATCGGAAGAGGCTTTACAAGAAGTATTGAAAGCTTAACATATCAGGTAAAACAATTTAAATTAATCTTTAACAAAAAAGTTCAGGGTTACAAAAAAGTTGGCGGACCCTTAGCAATCATCAAAAACATGCCCGTTGACAAAGCTCAAGACGGAAGTGTTTCTATCGACTGGACGGCTTTCTGGAGTTTTACAGCAATGTTTTCTGTTTGGTTGGCGTTCTTAAACTTAATTCCTATCCCTGGATTGGATGGCGGACATGTTATTTTCACATTATATGAGATGATTGTTGGAAAACCAGTACCGCAAAAGATACTAGAAAATGCGCAGATGGTTGGTGTTATCTTCTTGTTAGGATTAATGTTACTGATTTTCGGAGCAGACATCTTTAAAATCATTACCAATAAATTTTAA
- a CDS encoding DUF6646 family protein — protein MKKLVFMLMLVLTGATVSAQAYTGKGDQKVNLGLNAWGYGTGIAATYDYGLNQLISVGAGANAYFDGYKDNNEDNRVFIFGRVNFHLKEALDLPEQLDIYPGVDLGVLGRDFGIGAHIGARYFFTDKFGVFAEVGNNGSLGVSFNF, from the coding sequence ATGAAGAAATTGGTTTTTATGCTGATGCTGGTTCTTACGGGAGCAACAGTGAGCGCACAAGCCTACACGGGGAAAGGAGATCAGAAAGTAAATTTAGGCTTAAATGCTTGGGGGTACGGAACAGGGATTGCCGCCACTTATGATTATGGTTTGAATCAACTTATATCCGTTGGAGCTGGAGCCAATGCTTATTTTGACGGTTATAAAGACAATAATGAAGACAACAGAGTTTTTATTTTCGGGAGAGTAAATTTCCACTTGAAAGAAGCTTTGGATTTACCGGAGCAATTGGATATTTATCCCGGCGTTGACTTGGGAGTTCTTGGCAGAGACTTCGGAATCGGAGCGCACATTGGAGCAAGATATTTCTTCACAGATAAATTCGGAGTTTTCGCAGAAGTGGGAAACAACGGAAGCCTTGGTGTTTCTTTCAATTTCTAA
- a CDS encoding amidohydrolase: protein MEIVGLNQDIVWKNKDENFKLIENQLQNQDADLFLLPEMFSTGFCMDAAEVSDKNEEALEFLKKVSKEKNTAFAGSASVEVEGKFYNRMYFVKPEGEVTFYDKRHLFSFSGEDEIYTPGKERVIVEYLGIRFLLQVCYDLRFPVFARNNDDYDAILYVANWPEKRVGAWEHLLKARAIENLSYVFGLNRIGTDGNDLFYQESSHCFFADGKEIAEKKGNLVSAELNLEELKNFRNHFQFLNDRDDFEITD, encoded by the coding sequence ATGGAAATTGTAGGATTAAATCAGGATATTGTCTGGAAAAATAAAGATGAAAACTTTAAATTAATTGAAAATCAGCTTCAAAATCAGGATGCAGATTTGTTTCTTCTACCCGAAATGTTTTCTACGGGTTTTTGTATGGATGCTGCTGAAGTTTCAGATAAAAATGAAGAAGCTCTGGAGTTTTTAAAGAAGGTTTCAAAAGAGAAAAATACAGCTTTTGCCGGAAGTGCTTCAGTGGAAGTAGAAGGTAAGTTTTATAATAGGATGTATTTTGTAAAGCCAGAAGGCGAAGTCACTTTTTACGATAAAAGACATTTGTTTTCATTCTCGGGAGAAGATGAAATTTATACACCAGGAAAAGAAAGAGTCATTGTAGAATATCTTGGAATACGTTTTCTGTTGCAGGTCTGCTATGATTTGAGGTTTCCTGTTTTTGCAAGAAACAATGATGATTACGATGCGATTTTATACGTTGCCAACTGGCCTGAAAAAAGAGTTGGAGCTTGGGAGCATTTATTAAAAGCGAGAGCAATTGAGAATTTATCGTATGTTTTTGGTTTAAACAGAATTGGGACAGATGGAAATGATTTGTTTTATCAGGAAAGTTCGCACTGCTTTTTTGCCGATGGAAAGGAAATTGCTGAGAAAAAAGGAAATTTGGTTTCAGCAGAATTAAATTTGGAAGAATTAAAGAATTTTAGAAATCATTTTCAGTTTTTGAATGACCGGGATGATTTTGAGATTACTGATTAG
- a CDS encoding thioredoxin family protein, which translates to MSQKFQELIESERPVLIDFFATWCQPCKVQSSVLTTVKEKVGEGARIVKIDIDQYPAIASQYGVRGVPTLAVFKKGELLYKESGVHDVNRLTQLLEQYI; encoded by the coding sequence ATGTCACAAAAATTTCAGGAACTTATAGAATCAGAAAGACCCGTATTGATCGATTTTTTCGCAACATGGTGTCAGCCTTGCAAAGTGCAGTCATCGGTTTTAACGACTGTTAAAGAAAAAGTAGGTGAAGGTGCAAGAATTGTAAAGATAGATATTGATCAATATCCTGCAATTGCTTCTCAGTATGGCGTGCGTGGCGTTCCAACTTTGGCAGTCTTCAAAAAAGGAGAATTGCTGTATAAAGAAAGTGGCGTGCACGATGTGAATCGTTTGACGCAGCTTTTAGAGCAATATATTTAG
- a CDS encoding rhodanese-like domain-containing protein: MKTFLFGIILVAFFSLNACKTASVQQNVHKTDIKELVKNSETILVDVRIPEQYAEGTAKDAINIPLAEIQNKAESLKGKKVVVFCNKGIQADEAVEMLKKNGVEVYDGKTLDNIKAIQNLK, from the coding sequence ATGAAAACATTTTTATTTGGAATTATTCTTGTTGCATTTTTTTCACTGAATGCCTGCAAAACCGCATCTGTACAACAAAATGTACACAAAACTGATATTAAAGAATTGGTGAAAAATTCTGAGACCATTTTGGTTGACGTAAGAATTCCGGAGCAGTATGCAGAAGGAACTGCAAAAGACGCCATAAATATTCCTTTAGCGGAAATTCAGAACAAAGCAGAATCTCTCAAAGGTAAAAAGGTTGTGGTCTTTTGCAATAAAGGAATTCAGGCAGACGAAGCCGTAGAAATGTTAAAAAAGAACGGCGTCGAAGTGTATGATGGCAAGACTTTAGATAATATTAAAGCCATTCAAAATTTAAAGTAA
- a CDS encoding MBL fold metallo-hydrolase: protein MKIEQIYTGCLAQGAYYIVSENESAIIDPLREVKPYLDRLEKDNVTLKYIFETHFHADFVSGHLDLSKKTDAPIVYGPTAEPDFDAIIAEDNQIFEIGNIKIKALHTPGHTMESTTYLLIDENGVETAIFTGDTLFLGDVGRPDLAQKAGSMTQEDLAGILYESLHSKILPLDDSITVYPAHGAGSACGKNMQKETVDILGNQRKTNYALNQPDKESFIKEVLDGLTAPPKYFGMNVAMNKGGYDSLDDVMTKGLNPISVEDFESFAEETGALILDTRGAGEFHKGFIPNSINIGLKGDFAPWVGSLIVDVKHPLLLVADEGTEEEVITRLSRVGFDNVLGYLKGGFTSWKNSTKEIDEVKRISPIEFAEKFNENSKVIDVRKIGEYSAEHIDNAYSKPLDNISDWVSTIDDSEHFFLHCAGGYRSMIAASILNSHGIRNFTEIEGGFNGIKKTEKLPTSDFVCQSKTL, encoded by the coding sequence CGCAATTATAGACCCGCTGAGAGAAGTAAAACCTTATCTTGACCGCCTTGAAAAAGACAACGTTACCTTAAAATATATATTTGAAACCCATTTTCATGCAGATTTTGTTTCCGGACATTTAGATTTAAGTAAAAAAACAGATGCACCGATTGTTTACGGACCGACTGCAGAACCAGATTTTGACGCAATCATTGCTGAAGACAATCAGATTTTCGAAATCGGAAATATCAAAATAAAAGCACTTCACACTCCCGGTCACACCATGGAAAGTACAACTTACCTTCTGATTGACGAAAACGGTGTTGAAACTGCAATTTTCACAGGTGACACTTTATTTTTAGGTGATGTAGGACGTCCAGATCTTGCTCAAAAAGCAGGAAGCATGACGCAGGAAGATCTCGCCGGAATTTTGTACGAAAGTCTTCACAGTAAAATTTTGCCTTTGGACGATAGCATCACGGTTTATCCGGCTCATGGTGCAGGATCAGCTTGCGGAAAAAATATGCAGAAAGAAACTGTGGATATTTTAGGAAATCAAAGAAAAACCAATTACGCTCTGAATCAACCAGATAAAGAGTCATTTATCAAAGAAGTTCTTGACGGTCTGACGGCTCCACCGAAATATTTTGGGATGAATGTTGCGATGAACAAAGGTGGTTACGACAGCCTTGACGATGTAATGACAAAAGGCTTAAACCCAATTTCTGTAGAAGATTTTGAAAGTTTTGCCGAAGAAACCGGAGCTTTAATTTTAGATACAAGAGGTGCCGGGGAATTCCACAAAGGATTTATCCCAAACTCTATTAACATTGGTTTGAAAGGAGATTTCGCACCATGGGTTGGAAGTTTAATTGTTGATGTAAAACATCCTTTGCTTTTAGTTGCAGACGAAGGAACCGAAGAGGAAGTGATTACGAGATTAAGCAGAGTTGGTTTTGATAATGTTTTAGGATATTTAAAAGGTGGTTTCACCTCGTGGAAAAATTCTACTAAAGAAATTGATGAAGTAAAAAGAATTTCTCCTATTGAATTTGCAGAAAAATTTAATGAAAATTCAAAAGTCATCGACGTAAGAAAGATCGGAGAATATTCTGCTGAACATATTGACAATGCTTACAGCAAGCCATTAGACAACATCAGCGATTGGGTTTCTACAATCGATGATTCTGAACATTTCTTCTTGCATTGCGCTGGAGGTTATAGAAGCATGATTGCAGCAAGCATCCTTAACTCTCACGGAATCAGAAATTTCACCGAAATCGAAGGTGGTTTCAACGGAATTAAAAAAACAGAAAAATTGCCGACTTCGGATTTTGTTTGTCAGTCTAAAACGCTTTAA